From the Candidatus Woesearchaeota archaeon genome, one window contains:
- a CDS encoding PLP-dependent aminotransferase family protein, translated as MKIENFEGFFPERVKNMPKSVIRELLKITQDPEIISFGCGLPDPDTFPVNELADITRQVYMTKGAQALQYGTTEGYKGLRAELSKWMSKEGIEASIDSILPISGSQQGLDFFGKLFIEKGSRIIVEEPSYLGALQAFSFYEPEFIGVPLDENGMKTDVLEEKLEKFDSSIKFMYLVPDFHNPAGVTLSHERRKKIIELAEQYNLIVIEDSPYRELRYNGDAIPSIYALAQANGMNNIISLRTFSKTISPGLRIGWITGDEAVIDTLVKLKQGADLCSPVINQIVAAEFLKNWNLEEHIEKIKEKYSEKRDLMLEVLDAYMPKHPEVEWTKPDGGLFLWLSMPKNVDTSEMCKRAVKEEKVGFIPGYAFYHDGSVKNKMRLNFSYSTPGQIEVGIKRLGSIAEREIDGRK; from the coding sequence ATGAAAATTGAGAATTTTGAAGGCTTCTTTCCGGAGAGAGTTAAGAATATGCCCAAGTCAGTGATAAGGGAGCTTCTGAAGATTACTCAGGATCCTGAGATAATATCATTCGGATGCGGGCTTCCTGACCCTGACACTTTCCCAGTAAATGAACTTGCAGACATAACGAGGCAGGTTTACATGACAAAGGGCGCGCAGGCCCTTCAATACGGAACCACAGAGGGCTACAAGGGGCTGAGAGCAGAACTTTCAAAATGGATGTCAAAGGAAGGAATTGAGGCATCCATAGACAGCATCCTTCCGATAAGCGGCTCCCAGCAGGGACTGGACTTTTTTGGAAAGCTCTTCATAGAAAAGGGCAGCAGAATAATTGTTGAAGAACCCTCTTATCTTGGGGCTTTGCAGGCATTCTCATTCTATGAGCCGGAATTCATAGGGGTTCCCCTCGACGAAAATGGGATGAAAACTGATGTGCTGGAGGAAAAGCTTGAAAAATTTGACAGCAGTATCAAGTTCATGTATTTGGTGCCTGACTTCCACAATCCTGCAGGAGTCACTCTCAGCCACGAAAGGCGAAAGAAGATTATTGAGCTTGCAGAACAATACAATCTTATTGTAATAGAGGACTCCCCTTACAGGGAACTGCGCTACAATGGTGATGCAATCCCTTCAATATACGCTCTTGCGCAGGCAAATGGAATGAACAACATAATATCATTGAGGACTTTCTCAAAGACAATATCGCCAGGACTGCGAATTGGCTGGATAACTGGAGACGAGGCAGTGATAGACACGCTTGTGAAGTTGAAGCAGGGCGCTGACCTGTGCTCGCCTGTTATTAACCAGATAGTTGCTGCAGAATTCCTCAAAAATTGGAACCTTGAGGAGCATATTGAGAAGATAAAGGAGAAATATTCCGAGAAAAGGGATTTGATGCTTGAGGTTCTTGATGCATACATGCCCAAGCATCCTGAAGTGGAATGGACAAAACCAGATGGAGGACTTTTCCTGTGGCTGAGCATGCCTAAGAATGTTGATACATCTGAAATGTGCAAGAGGGCCGTAAAGGAGGAGAAGGTCGGCTTCATACCCGGCTATGCCTTCTACCACGACGGCTCTGTAAAGAACAAGATGCGCTTGAACTTCAGTTACTCAACTCCGGGGCAGATAGAAGTTGGCATAAAGCGGCTGGGCAGTATTGCTGAAAGGGAGATTGATGGCAGAAAATAA